Genomic window (Devosia chinhatensis):
CCGAAGAAGGGCTCGACAGCGCCACGCTTGCCCGTTTCGCCACGCGCATGGCGGAAGCGGACATGGCCCTTTCGCAAATGGCCGACGCCGCCTTTGAGGAATGGGTGCGGCTCGACGGTTTCGGTGCGGCCAGCATGCCCTCGGCAGCGCTGCTCGGCCTCAGTCCCGCGATCGGCCGGCGCGTGCTCGGCAGGGTGCTCAATATCGTGGGAGGGCGGCAGAAACCCCGCGCCCTGGGTCAGGTCGAGCGGCTCTACGACCAGATCGCCGAGACTGGCCTGCCCCGTGCCGCCACGCTGATGGGTGCGGTCATCCGCATCAAGGGCGAGGCGCTCAGCATTTCGCGCGAGCCGGGACGGGCGCTGCCGGGTGAACAGGGCCTGCCGCCCAATTGCGCACTGATCTGGGACGAGCGCTTCCGCATCGCCAATCTGTCCGATGCCACGGGCCTGGTCGCCGGCGCCACCGATTTCATGCCGCGCCACCGGCTCGAGGAAGTGCTCGGCTTCAAGGTCACCACACCTGCCGAAGCCATCCGCACCGCCCCGCTCGTCCGCGACGCCGAGGGGGGCGTTCTGGCGCTGGGCGGCTGGTCGTTCGACGAACGCATCCAGGTCGAATTGCTGATCGATTGATCCGGCCACAGCCGCACCGGGACAGAAATTTCTCCGCCATGCCGATTTAAACCCCCGGCAAAATCGATTAGACCCTTTCTCCGAATGCCGTGACCAGGAGCCGCCGAACCCATGTCCAATGACAATCCGAACACCGACCGGTTCAGCCACGACGCCGGCATCCTGGCCCAGGCCCTGCCCTATATGCAGCGCTACGAGGGCAAGACCGTCGTGGTGAAATATGGTGGCCACGCCATGGGCGACGCCAAGCTCGGCCAGGCCTTTGCCCGCGACATCGCTCTGTTGAAGCAGTCCAAGGTCAACCCGATCGTGGTGCATGGCGGCGGGCCGCAGATCGCCTCGATGCTGAAGAACCTCGGCATCGAGTCCAAGTTCGAAGGCGGGCTGCGCGTGACCGACAAACGGACCATGGAAATTGTCGAGATGGTCCTGGCCGGCTCGATCAACAAGGAAATCGTCGCGCTGATCAATGCCGAGGGCGAATGGGCCATCGGCCTGTGCGGCAAGGATGGCAACATGGTCTTCGCCAAGAAGGCCGAAAAGACCGTCAAGGATCCCGGCTCCAATATCGAGCGCGTGCTCGATCTGGGCTTTGTGGGCGAACCGGTCGAGGTCGACCGCACCCTTCTCGACCTTCTGGCCCGCTCCGAGCTGATCCCGGTCATCGCCCCGGTCGCGCCCGGTCATGACGGCAATACCTACAATATCAATGCCGACACCTTTGCCGGCGCCATTGCCGGCTCGCTTGGCGCCAAGCGGCTGCTGTTCCTCACCGACGTGCCCGGCGTGCTCGACAAGGACGGCAAGCTCATGCCCGAACTGACCGTGCGCGAAGCCAAGGCGCTGATTGCCGACGGCACGATTTCGGGCGGCATGATCCCCAAAGTGGAAACCTGCCTCGAAGCGCTCGACAATGGCGTGGAGGGCGTCGTGATCCTCAACGGCAAGACCCCGCATGTCGTGCTGGTCGAGCTCTTCACCGAACATGGCGCCGGTACGCTGATCGTGCGCTGAAGCGCTGAGCGCGCCCTCGCCGACCTCGCCGTACACCCTGGAGACATCCCCGCTTGGGAACCGAGTTCTTCATCTTCGCGGCGGTGGGTTTTCTGGCCCAGATCGTCGATGGCGCGCTGGGCATGGCCTATGGCGTGGTCAGTTCGACCATGCTTCTGGCCTTCGGCGTCCCCCCGGCAGCCGCGTCGGCCAGTGTGCACGCCGCCGAAATGTTCACCACGGCCGCCTCGGCCACCAGCCATGTCAGCCATCGCAACGTCAATTGGCGCCTGTTCTGGCGGCTTGCCCCCGCCGGGATCGTGGGCGGCGTGCTCGGCACCTATGTGCTGACCGCCATAGACGGGGCCGTGCTGCGCCCCTTCGTGACGATTTATCTCGGGCTGCTCGGCGTCTATATTCTCTATCGCGCCTTCCGCATGCGCGGTGCCTATCGCGAACCCAAGACGGGCCTGGTCCTGCCGCTGGGCGTGGCCGGCGGGTTCGTCGATGCGGCAGGCGGCGGCGGCTGGGGACCCATCGTCACGTCCAGCCTGATCGGCTCGGGCGGCGCGCCGCGCTATATCGTGGGCACGGTCAATACGGTGGAGTTTTTCGTGACGACGGCCGTGTCCGTCGCCTTCATCACTGCACTGCTCACCGGCCACTGGGCCGATGCCGAGGGGATCGACAACCACATCTGGTCGGTGGCGGGCCTGGTGGTCGGGGGCGTTCTGGCTGCTCCGCTGGCCGGTTTCGTGGTGCGGATCATTCCGCCCAAGCGCCTGATGGTGCTGGTGGGCGGGCTCGTCATCTCCCTCGCCGTGTTTCAGACCTGGCAATTGCTGGCACAATGAACAAGGCCGCCCCAAGGGGCGGCCCGTCCACAATCAGGCTTCCACCACGACTGGTGCGCCCTGCCCTTGCGGCGCCCTGCCCGATGGCTTGAACAAAAAGGCCATGGCCAGGACAACGCCGAAGGCGACCACCTGATACCAGAGCGCCAGGGCGGCAGCATCGGCAAAGGCGGCATTGGGCGCCTGGCCATGGGCGAAATTGCCGGCCAGCTGAGAAAAGAAGATCTGCCCCACAAGCGCGATGCCGAGCGCGCCGCCCACCTGCTGGAACGCCTGCAGGGCGCCCGAACCGGCCCCTGCATCGCGCGGCGGCACATTGCGCAGAACCAGCTGGAACAGCGACGAGAAGCCGGTGCCGAGCCCCACCCCGGCCGCGAGGAGCGGCGGCAGGAAGCTCCAGGAATCGATGGTGTCGCCGGCGCCGGCGATGACAAAGTGCAACCAGCCGATA
Coding sequences:
- the argB gene encoding acetylglutamate kinase; its protein translation is MSNDNPNTDRFSHDAGILAQALPYMQRYEGKTVVVKYGGHAMGDAKLGQAFARDIALLKQSKVNPIVVHGGGPQIASMLKNLGIESKFEGGLRVTDKRTMEIVEMVLAGSINKEIVALINAEGEWAIGLCGKDGNMVFAKKAEKTVKDPGSNIERVLDLGFVGEPVEVDRTLLDLLARSELIPVIAPVAPGHDGNTYNINADTFAGAIAGSLGAKRLLFLTDVPGVLDKDGKLMPELTVREAKALIADGTISGGMIPKVETCLEALDNGVEGVVILNGKTPHVVLVELFTEHGAGTLIVR
- a CDS encoding sulfite exporter TauE/SafE family protein, translated to MGTEFFIFAAVGFLAQIVDGALGMAYGVVSSTMLLAFGVPPAAASASVHAAEMFTTAASATSHVSHRNVNWRLFWRLAPAGIVGGVLGTYVLTAIDGAVLRPFVTIYLGLLGVYILYRAFRMRGAYREPKTGLVLPLGVAGGFVDAAGGGGWGPIVTSSLIGSGGAPRYIVGTVNTVEFFVTTAVSVAFITALLTGHWADAEGIDNHIWSVAGLVVGGVLAAPLAGFVVRIIPPKRLMVLVGGLVISLAVFQTWQLLAQ